In Spinacia oleracea cultivar Varoflay chromosome 5, BTI_SOV_V1, whole genome shotgun sequence, a single window of DNA contains:
- the LOC110798712 gene encoding ABC transporter G family member 28-like, with translation MRKVRFSQFVVVIIISTVLFSTSIVYSQDDLDEDNSQSTNPAALQVVAQMLYNQLANITQVFEPDIKQHLGFCIKDVQADWKSAFNFSDDLGFLTSCMQKIKDVPKRVCTAAEVKIYMSSLVDGGQTTSNYVKPNINCNLSSWNDGCEPGWACSVGKDRKADIKNSKTIPDRTGDCQPCCAGFFCPKGITCMIPCPLGAYCPFATLNKTTGRCDPYTYQIPPGKPNHTCGGADVWSDVLSSDETFCAAGSYCPSTVVELPCSAGHYCRKGSIQEKPCFKLASCTEKVANQNIHAYGILLIAILSTSLLLVYNCSDQVLTTRERRLARSRERAIRSAKETAQARERWKVAKENARNRAVGLQQQLSRTFSKKKSTKQDPLKGFGAQKSASNDNVMSSSDPKSKKKGHSKLTKMMQEIEDDPDSNEGFNVEIGDKNIKKQFKAKELHTRSQIFKYAYGQLEKEKAMQQENKNLTFSGIISMATDTEIRKRPLLEVAFKDLTLTLKGKHKHLLRCITGKLMPGRVSAVMGPSGAGKTTFLSAVTGKATGCNVTGKILINGKNESVNSYKRIIGFVPQDDIVHGNLTVEENLRFSARCRLPGDLPKADKVLVVERVIEALGLQAIRDSLVGTVEKRGISGGQRKRVNVGLEMVMEPSLLILDEPTSGLDSSSSLLLLRALRREALEGVNICTVIHQPSYALFKMFDDFILLAKGGLTVYHGSTKKVEEYFAGLGIIVPERVTPPDHYIDILEGIIKSGSNVTREQLPVRWMLHNGYPVPQDMLHLCDEISNTSPEGSLKPQVDKRFEKTFIGDLIHEIKCALVLRREHLKHNFLIKKDLSNRITPGIMRQYRYFLGRVGKQRLREAKLQAVDYLILLLAGACLGTLAKVSDETFGAIGYNYTVIAVSLLCKISALRSFTLDRLQYWRESSSGMSSLAYFLSKDSIDLFNTLFKPLVYLSVFYFSNNPRSSFLANYVVLVCLVYCVTGVAYGLAILLQPGPAQLWCVLLPVVLSLIASQDRESKIMYQVGKFTYSKWALEAFVIANAEKYSGVWLITRCGSLMQSGYSLNHWNRCLIFLIIGGIVSRIIAFIFMMVVQKK, from the exons atgagAAAAGTACGATTTTCACAATTCGTTGTGGTGATAATAATTTCTACAGTCTTATTCTCAACAAGTATTGTTTATTCTCAAGATGATTTAGACGAAGATAATAGTCAGAGTACAAATCCAGCAGCCCTTCAAGTTGTTGCGCAGATGTTATACAATCAACTAGCTAATATCACACAAGTCTTTGAACCAGATATCAAACAACATTTGGGTTTCTGCATAAAGGATGT gcAAGCTGATTGGAAATCAGCTTTTAATTTTTCAGATGATCTTGGGTTTTTGACATCTTGCATGCAAAAAATTAAAG ATGTTCCTAAACGAGTATGTACTGCAGCAGAAGTTAAGATTTACATGAGCAGTTTAGTTGATGGAGGGCAGACGACTTCAAATTATGTAAAGCCGAATATTAATTGTAACTTAAGCTCATGGAACGATGGGTGTGAACCAGGGTGGGCATGTAGTGTTGGTAAAGATCGAAAAGCTGATATAAAAAACTCAAAAACCATTCCGGATAGAACTGGAGATTGTCAACCTTGTTGTGCTGGATTCTTTTGCCCTAAGGGTATCACTTGCATGATTC CTTGTCCATTAGGAGCTTACTGTCCATTTGCCACACTCAACAAAACAACAGGAAGATGTGATCC ATATACATACCAAATACCACCAGGAAAGCCAAATCATACGTGTGGTGGAGCTGATGTATGGTCTGATGTCCTCAGTAGTGATGAAACGTTTTGCGCAGCAGGCTCGTATTGTCCTTCTACAGTCGTAGAACTTCCATGTAGCGCTgg GCACTATTGTAGAAAGGGTTCAATTCAAGAAAAAC CATGTTTCAAGTTGGCTAGTTGTACCGAAAAAGTTGCTAATCAAAACATACATGCATATGGTATATTGCTTATT GCTATATTAAGTACCAGCCTACTTCTTGTATATAATTGCTCAGACCAAGTTCTTACTACTCGAGAACGAAGATTAGCTAGATCTAGAGAGCGTGCAATAAGAAGTGCAAAAGAAACTGCACAAGCTCGTGAAAGATGGAAGGTAGCAAAAGAGAATGCTAGAAATCGCGCTGTAGGGTTACAACAACAACTGTCGCGTACTTTCTCTAAGAAGAAATCTACAAAGCAAGATCCACTAAAAGGTTTTGGAGCACAAAAATCTGCAAGTAACGACAATGTTATGAGTTCCTCTGatccaaaatcaaaaaagaAAGGACATAGCAAACTTACGAAAATGATGCAAGAAATCGAAGATGATCCAGATAGTAATGAAGGTTTTAACGTGGAGATAGGagataaaaacataaaaaagcaaTTCAAAGCGAAAGAATTACATACGCGTAGTCAAATATTTAAGTATGCATATGGGCAacttgaaaaagaaaaggctATGCAACAAGAAAACAAGAACCTTACATTTTCTGGAATAATTTCAATGGCAACTGATACAGAAATCCGAAAAAGGCCTTTACTAGAGGTTGCTTTTAAAGATTTAACCCTTACCTTAAAAGGAAAGCATAAACATTTGTTGCGGTGCATTACTGGAAAACTTATGCCTGGTCGAGTTTCTGCAGTCATGGGTCCTTCAGGGGCTGGAAAGACAACATTTCTTTCGGCTGTGACTGGAAAAGCAACAGGATGTAATGTAACCGGAAAAATTCTCATCAATGGAAAGAATGAATCGGTTAACTCTTACAAAAGGATCATTGGGTTTGTTCCACAAGATGATATTGTGCATGGTAACTTAACTGTCGAAGAAAATCTGAGATTCAGTGCTCGTTGTAG GTTGCCTGGGGATCTTCCAAAGGCTGATAAGGTTTTGGTTGTTGAAAGAGTAATAGAGGCTTTAGGATTACAAGCAATACGCGATTCTTTAGTGGGAACAGTTGAGAAAAGAGGAATCTCAGGAGGACAAAGAAAACGAGTAAATGTAGGTTTAGAAATGGTTATGGAACCTTCACTCTTAATTTTAGATGAGCCAACTTCCGGTTTAGATAGTTCTTCATCTCTTTTACTTCTAAGAGCCCTTAGACGTGAAGCTCTTGAAGGAGTTAATATTTGTACGGTTATCCACCAACCCAG CTATGCATTGTTCAAGATGTTCGACGATTTCATACTACTTGCAAAAGGAGGTCTTACAGTGTACCATGGATCAACAAAGAAAGTGGAAGAGTATTTTGCAGGACTAGGAATTATTGTACCAGAAAGAGTTACTCCTCCGGATCATTACATTGATATTTTGGAGGGAATTATTAAGTCGGGATCTAATGTTACACGCGAACAACTTCCAGTAAGATGGATGCTTCATAATGGTTATCCGGTTCCCCAAGACATGTTGCATCTTTGCGACGAAATTTCTAATACTTCTCCCGAAGGCTCTCTAAAGCCTCAAGTTGATAAACGTTTCGAAAAGACTTTTATTGGAGATCTTATTCATGAAATCAAGTGCGCACTTGTATTAAGGAGAGAGCATCTTAAGCATAATTTCTTGATAAAAAAAGACTTGTCTAATCGGATTACCCCTGGAATTATGCGCCAATATAGATATTTTTTAGGAAG AGTTGGAAAGCAAAGGCTTCGTGAAGCTAAATTACAAGCCgtggattatttaattcttttactAGCTGGAGCTTGTTTAGGAACTCTTGCAAAAGTGAGCGATGAAACATTTGGTGCAATCGGATATAATTACACTGTAATTGCCGTAT CTCTTTTATGCAAGATTTCAGCATTGAGGTCATTCACACTTGATAGATTACAATATTGGAGAGAAAGTTCGTCTGGAATGAGCAGTTTGGCATATTTTCTGTCTAAAGACTCAATTGATCTTTTCAATACCCTTTTTAAGCCTTTGGTTTATCTATCGGTGTTCTACTTTTCCAATAATCCAAGATCCAGCTTTTTGGCCAATTACGTTGTCTTGGTTTGTCTTGTTTATTGTGTAACCGGGGTTGCTTACGGCTTAGCTATACTTCTGCAGCCAGGTCCCGCACAACTG TGGTGTGTTCTTCTTCCAGTAGTCTTATCACTCATTGCAAGCCAAGATAGAGAAAGTAAAATTATGTATCAAGTAGGAAAATTTACCTACTCCAAATGGGCTTTAGAGGCTTTTGTCATTGCTAATGCTGAAAA GTATAGTGGAGTATGGCTAATTACTCGTTGTGGATCTTTGATGCAAAGTGGATATAGTCTCAATCACTGGAATCGATGTTTGATATTTCTTATTATAGGTGGGATTGTTAGTCGAATTATAGCTTTCATTTTTATGATGGTGGTACAAAAGAAATGA